The Brachyspira aalborgi genome has a segment encoding these proteins:
- a CDS encoding DUF2442 domain-containing protein — MFYKFYKIKEVKPKPDMKLLIQFENGIFKIYDVKQLLEKFKNFEALEDEILFNLVKIDAHGYGVYWNDYLDISCNELWHNGKEIDLKNIK, encoded by the coding sequence ATGTTTTATAAATTTTATAAAATTAAAGAAGTTAAACCAAAACCCGATATGAAACTTTTAATACAATTTGAAAACGGAATATTTAAAATATACGATGTTAAACAATTACTTGAAAAATTCAAAAATTTTGAAGCGTTAGAAGACGAAATTTTATTTAATCTTGTAAAAATTGACGCTCATGGTTATGGTGTTTATTGGAATGATTATCTCGATATTAGTTGCAATGAATTATGGCATAACGGAAAAGAAATAGACTTAAAAAATATTAAATAA